TGTAGGTCTTGTGGTCTGCCCAGTACTTCTGCCACCGGGCTTCGATCTCATGCGGTTCATACTTTTCCTCGAACATGAACATACCTCCTATTGAGAAAACCCACCTGAAACACCTTGCATAAGTTGCCGGGATTCAGTAACATATGTGTATTACAGTGGTTTTTATCATGTGTAATAGAATCATTATATATTTCACAACTTATAAAGTCAACGCAGGAAGGAGTGGGAACTATGGCAATCTATGCCATGGGAGACTTGCATTTTTCCGGAGAACCTCCCACGAAACCCATGGAAGTATTCGGAGAACAATGGCTGAATCATCGGGAGAAGGTACTGGAATACTGGAAACAGACGGTGAAGGACGGCGACACAGTGCTGCTGGTAGGCGACACCTCCTGGTCCATGGAGCTGCCCGACGCCGTGGCAAAAGACCTGGGGGTCCTGCAGGACCTGCCGGGAGAACTGGTGATCCTGAAAGGGAACCACGACTACTGGTGGACCTCTTTGAAAAAAATGGAGGAGGCCCTGCCCCGGGTCCATTTCCTCCACAATACGTTCTACCAGACCGGGGATGTGGCCCTGTGCGGCACCCGGGGCTGGAACCTGCCCAGCATGAAGGGTTTCAGCGAGCACGACCAGCTGATCTACGACCGGGAATGCCAGCGGCTGGGACGCAGCCTGGAGGGGGCCAGAGCAACCGGAGCGAAACACCTCATCGCCGCCCTCCACTATCCCCCGCTGTACCATCCGGACGAAGTCACGGGCTTCACAGAGCTGTGCAAGGAATACGGCGTGGAGCAGTGCATCTACGGCCATGTGCACGGGGATGCGGCCCACTTCCTGAACCTGTTCCAGGGCGTACGGGACGGTACCCAATACCGCCTGGTGGCCGCCGATTACGTGGATTTCAGGCTGGTGAAGATCAGGGATTGACGAGTCAATCCCTGATCAGTCACTAGTCATTCGTCCACAGTCACCAGCCAAAGGAAGCCAGCTATAGCTGGCAGGTTGGAAATCCTTTACAATTTGCTTCAGCAAATTTTCTCCTTTGGCTGTCGACTAGTGACTAGTGACTCTTATAAGTGTAAGAAAGGACTTTACTGTGCATCAATATCTGTTTTTCATCGGGGACTTCCCCATCCGTATGTATGGGCTCATGCTGTGCATGGCTATTTTCATGGCTACTTCTGTAGCCTACTTCCTGGCCTGGCGGGATGGCCGGGGCTGGGAAAAGCTGCTGCCCGACATCGGCATCTATGGCGGATTCGCCGGCCTGGTAGGAGCCCGTCTGTGGGATGTATTCTTCTTCGACTGGGGTTACTACAGCGATCACCTGCTGGAAATCCCTTTCGTGTGGCAGGGAGGTATGGCCATCCAGGGGGGCATCCTGGGGGGTGTCGCTGCCGGTGCCTTCTATTGCTGGCGACATAAGGTAAACTGGATCGAGATGCTGGACGTGATCTGCCCGGCCCTTTTCATCGGCCAGAGCATCGGCCGCATGGCCAACCTGCTGAACGGAGACGCTTTTGGGGCGCCCACCGGCGGAGACTTCGGCATTTTATACCCGGCAGGCACCCTGGCCCGCAGCACTTATGGGACCCAGCCCCTGTGGCCGGCAGAAGTCTGGGAAGGACAGATCGATGTGATTCTGTTTGCTGTCCTGCTGCTGTTCCAGACCACCCGGCCCAAAAAAGGGCAGCCCTGCTGCCTGTACGTCATGCTCTACAGCGTGCTCCGGTTCTTCCTGGAATTTCTCCGGGGAGACTATGTACAGCCCATGCTGTGGGGATTGAAAAGTGCCCAGGTGACGGCTCTGGTGTCGTTCTGTGCGGCTCTGGTGCTGTTTGTATTGGCGGGAATGAAGAAAAAGCCAGTTGCGTAACACAGCTGGCTTTTGAATAATAAGACGACAGGCCGGACCAAATGGTCCGGCCTGTCGTCTTATTTCCCTTCATCGTTTCTTCCGGTTGTAATTAATCAGGCACCCGTCCAGGATGATATTCTTTTCCTCCTCCGTCAGGGGCTTGCAGTACAGGTCAATGGCCACAGGGCCTACTTTTTTCACCACATAGCCCCGGATATTTTCCAGGTCCCCTTCCAGGGCCTTCCGGATTTCCGGCAGATAGATCCAGTCTCCCACCTCAAAATCCACAGGATCCCCTTTCAGGTGCAGTGGCAGCATACCCCAGTTGATTACATTGCTCCGATACCGCTTGGTAGCGTAATCCTGGGTGATGTTGGCCAGACCTCCGATCACCCGCTGGCAGCTGGCAGCTTGTTCTCGGGCAGATCCATCCCCGGGCCGGGTGGCGTACACCAGGGATCCGATTTCCGTATTGGCCAGGGTAGGGCTGCCAGGCAGCACCTGGATCCGTTCCAATACCTCTGCCAGTTCCGGCAGATCCTTTCCTGCTTCCCGGGCCAGTTCCAGCTCCTTTACCGCCTTGGTCCGTTCCACATACTCCGGATCCCGGCGGCTCAGGGTGAATTCAGCCAGCCCCAAGGGATTGGATCGGTAGGACGAAGTCTCCCCGGACGGGATCAGTTCGTCAGTGGTGGTCACCGGATCCAGGATCTTGGAACACACCTGGAGCAGCACGTTGTCTCCCAAGGCAGGCATTTCCGGCCAGTCTTTGATGTTGGGGCCGTAGAACAGTTTTTCTTCCGGTTCTGGCTTCCCGAACCCGTCGTATACCCGAGCCTTGTAGGCGCTGTCATCAAAGTGATAGGCAGGCACCTTCCCGAACACGTCAGCGAATTCTTCCGCGGAGGTAAGGATACCTCCGTTGGCGGCGGTAGCGGCAATGCTCCGGGCATCCATGAGCGCCACGGCGGCCATCTGTCCCTGGCCCAGCTTGGACCCCTCCCGGTTGGGAAAGTTCCGGGTATTGTGCCGGATGGACAGTCCGTTGTTCCCCGGAGTATCCCCTGCACCGAAGCAGGGTCCGCAGAAGGCTGTCTTCACCACAGCCCCGGCAGCCATCAGGTCACCCAGCATCCCTTTCTTCATTAAATCCATATACACCGGCAGGGAAGAAGGATACACGTTCAGAGCGAATTCCCCGCTGCCCATGGACCGGCCCCGGAGCAGGGCGGCCGCTTCCGCCACATTGGAATAGTTGCCGCCGGAGCAGCCTCCGATGACCCCCTGCTGGACCTGGAGCTTCCCATCCCGGATTTTGTCGGTAAGAGTGTAGGACGCCCGGCCCCGGGCCACTTCTGCCGCTTTCTTTTCCGTCTCCCGGAGGATGTCTTCCAGGTTGGCGTTCAATTCATCGATGGTATAGGCGTTGGAGGGATGGAAGGGCAGGGCAATCATGGGCTTCACCGTGGACAGATCCAGCGTGATGCACCCATCATAATAGGCCACGGGCCCCGGGTTCAGTTCTCTGTACTCCTCTTCCCGGCCATGTTCCTGCAAAAAGATCCGGGTGTCCTCATCCGTCCGCCAGATAGAGGACAGACAGGTGGTTTCCGTGGTCATCACATCCACCGCATTCCGGTAATCGGTGGTCATGGAGGAAACCCCCGGACCCACGAATTCCATCACCTTGTTCTTCACATAGCCATTCTGGAATACGGCCCGGCACAGAGCCAGGGCGATATCCTGGGGGCCTACCCAGGGCTGGGGACGGCCGGTAAGGTACACAGCCACCACCTCCGGATAATCCGTATCCCAGGTATCCCCCAGGATCTGCTTGTCCAATTCTCCGCCCCCTTCTCCCACGGCCATGGTGCCCAGGGCCCCATAGCGGGTGTGGGAATCGGATCCCAGGATCATCTTCCCGCAGCCGGCGTGTCTTTCCCGCATATACTGGTGAATCACTGCCACATGAGGCGGTACGTAAATGCCCCCGTACTTTTTGGCTGCGGTGAGCCCGAAGAGATGGTCGTCTTCGTTGATTGTGCCTCCTACTGCACACAGGGAATTGTGGCAGCAGGTGAGCACATAGGGCATGGGAAAATGATCCATGCCAGAGGCTCGAGCCGTCTGGATGATCCCCACATAGGTCAGATCATGGGAAGTCAGGGCATCGTAGCGGATCTTCAGCTTCTTCGGATTCCCACTGGTGTTGTGGCTCTGGAGGATGTTCCAGGCGATAGTCCCCTGCCGGGCGGATTCCCGGTCCAGAGGCCGCCCGATCCCAGCCTGGGCGATGGCTTTATTTTCTTCCGGAAACAGTTCCCGGCCGTTGAGCAGATAGGCTCCGTTTTTGTACAATTCCATTTCATTCACCTCATTGACAGATTACTGGAACAGGCCTCCCAGACCAAATACATGGAGGGTTGCAAGGATCACGTTAACCCCTACATTGGCCACGCTGAGCAGGAACAGGGTCTTGAACATTTTATTCATTTCATACGTAGTGGTTTCCCGGGCCGCCGAATAGGAGGACATGATGATGGCGCCGCCGGTGGACAAAGGACTGATGGCCGCTGCAAAAGAAGTAGCCGTAATGGCGGATATCAGTTCCACATAGCTGACGCTGCCACCGAAATTCCCGGTGATCTGATGAGCAATGGGATACAGGGCGGGCATCACCACCCCTGTGGTGGAGCTGACCCACGACAGGATCCCGCTGGTAGCAGCCATAATGGGGACTGCCGTGGCAGAGGTCATCAGGGAGGCCAGAAAGTCAGACACTAGTTTCACGCCCCCCAGTTTGGTGATGACGCTGACCAGTACCCCTACCCCGCAGATCATCATCAGAGTGCCCCAGGGAATCTGGCGGATGGCCTGTTTTTCGTCCGCACATTTCAAGAGGATCAGAACCGCTGCGGCCACAAAGGCAAACAGGCCGGTATCCATCTTGAAGCCGATGCAGAAGATGACCATCACGGCGATGGCGGCCATGGTGATTTTCTGTTCCCGGTTGAAGACGGGTATGTCGGACAGTTTCAGAGGGTTGTCCCCGCTGACCTTGTACCCTTTGTACAGCAAGTAGACGATGAGGGTGAACACGAACCCGGACAGGAGGGTGGTGAGGAACAGGTGGAGGCCGAAACCGCTGATTCCATAGGGTTCCGACAGGTTCCGGGCCAGGATCCCGGTAAGGGACAAGGGGGATGCGCAGCCAGCGTTAGCTCCCAACTTGGCGTACAAGGCGGTGGCCATGGGATTAATTTTCAGTTCAAAGGCCAGGTACACCGCAAAGGTAGTCATCAGGATGCCAGCAGCGATGTGCCCGGGCCCGATGGCGGAAATAAAGGCACTGAGCACGAACATCAGGATGGGGATCAGATAGGTCCGTTTCCCCACCAGGGCTACCACCTTTTTGGAAAACAGGTCCAGCGTGCCGTTGGCAGAGGCCATGCCGAACAGGAAGGTGACCCCCACCAGGGTGACGAACATGGAGCTGGAAAAGCCCCCCACAATGGCCTTTACCGGTACGCCTCCGGCCATGCCCAAGAGGAACGCGGCTCCGATGGAAAAGAAGCCGATATTGATTTTTTTAATGAAGCCGATGGCGACCACCAGGGCCAGCACCAGTAGCGAGATGATACGGAAATCCATAGTACGTTCTCCTTTCCTCAGGGCTCAGACCCGTACCCGAGCCAGGCCTTCCAGCAGCAGATTGGCAGTGCGATAGCCGAAGGTGTCCCGGATGCTGGGCACCGGTCCCTCCCCTTCCGGATCCACCCCACAGGGCAGGATGCCTCCCGGGTGGCCGATCCGGATGTTCTGGAGATTACAGCCGGGACGGAGCACCTGCTGGACCAGGGTACCAGGAACCGCCGCAGCCGCCGCGGTGCACATGGCACCTGTCATGGCATAGCTGGGATGGGTCTTCTGCATGGACATCATCCGGGCCACCAGGTCCACCTGATCACCCTTTACAGCTTCTCCAGAGGAAGTCGTATAGTCTGCCGGCGGGGCCACCAGTGTCATTTTAGGCAACCCCGGGGTAACCCAGGCTGCTTCTTCCGGTGTACTGCACAGCCCCAGCTTCATGGCCGCCAGTCCCCGGATGGTTTCCAGCAGTCGGAGCAGCTCCGGATCCCCGTTGATGGCTTCCGGGAGTTCCGTTCCCGTAAGCCCCAGATCCGACGCTTTCACGAACACCAGGGGATTGGCCGCATCCACCAGGGAAACTTTCGTCGAGCCATGACCGGGTACTTCCAGCAAATCCACAGCATTGCCAGTGGGCAGCAGCCCTTTCCCCAGAGTCCCTGCCGGATCCACGAATTTCAGCTTGAGCGGTGCCGCCGTTCCGGGCACCCCGGCAATCCCGAAATCTCCGTCGTAGAGGACCTGGCCGTTTGCAGTAGGAACCTCTTCCTGGATCACCTTACCGGTGTTGGTGTTGTAGATCCGCACCAGGGTGCTCCCTTCCAGGGCGGGCACCAGTTTCTTTTCGATGGCGAAGGGGCCCACCCCGGAGGAGATATTCCCACAGTTGCCTCCATAGCTGACCACAGCCTTATCCACGGACACCTGAGCGAAGGTATAGTCCACATCCGCATCAGGCCGGTCCGACTTCCGCAAGATGGCCACTTTGCTGGTCACCGACTGGCTGCCCCCCAGCCCATCAATCTGTTTTTTGTCCGGGCTGCCCATAAGCCGCAGCAGCAGCCCGTCCCATTCCTTCCGGTTGGCTGGCAGATCTTTTTCCAGCAGATAGACCCCCTTGCTGGTACCTCCCCGCAGCAGCGTGACCGGTAATTTGTATACTTTTTCCATGGTGTAACCCTCCTTGGCTTCTTTCCGAACCTTAGATTCTTTTCATGGATTTATGGTACCAGAATTATCAGAATAGGTTAAATTCATCTTTTACTGTTTTATCATAAATTAAATTCATGGTTTGGGGCGAAAAAAGACGGACATTCTGGAAATGAGGAAACAGTTTCCAGACTGTCCGTTGTTTGATTTCCATGGATTGTAAAACAGTTCCGGCCACGATCCGGCAGAAGCTGTACTTTTTCATTTTCCGTAAAATAGATGCAATTCATAGAATCCATGTTTACCATAGATTTTTACCATAATTTACGGTATAATCAAAGAAAAACTCAGGAGCATGCCATGGACTTCAAAGAACTCACCTATGTGCTGGCCATTGCCCGGCACCAGAACATCACCCGGGCCGCCGAGGCCCTCCATCTCACCCAGCCCACCCTGTCCAAATTCCTCAAGGCCCTGGAAACGGAGCTCCACCAGCCCCTGTTCCAGCGCCTGGGAAACCGGTACCAGCCCACCTACGCCGGAGAGCGATACCTCCAGCGGGCCCGGGAGATCCTGGAAGCCAAACGGGCCCTGGATCAGGAAATGGGCGACATCATCAAGAACAACGAAGGGTACCTGAAGATCGGGTTCCCCACCATGCGGGGCACCTACATGCTGCCGGTGACCCTGCCCATTTTCCACGACCGGTATCCCAATGTGCGGATCGATGTCCACGAGGCCAATTCCGAGCATCTGGTAAAGCTGTTGCTAGAAGGGGACATTGACCTGGCCTTTTTCAACTACCTGGACCCGGAACCCGGGCTGGCCACCACGGTAATCAGCCGAGAGGAAGTGGTGCTGGTGATGAACAAAGACAGCGAATTCACCCGTTTCGGCCGGAAAAAGAAAGACTGCCGGTATCCCCACATGGACCTGAAGCTGCTGAAAGACCAGGGGTTCATCCTCCAGAATCCCAGCCAGCGGACCCGGCAGGTGGTAGACCGGCTGTTCCGGCAGCAGCACCTGGAGCCCCGGATCATCCTGGAAACCAAGAATATCCAGGCCGAGGCGGAGCTGGCCGCTCGGGGGTATGGGTTCACCTTCATCACCGAGACCCATCTGAAATACATCCCCGACCGGAGCCAGCTGGCTCTGTTCTCCGTAGGCGATCCCAGCACCACCGTGACTTTCGTAGCTGCCTACCGGAAAAACGGCTATCTCCCCTTCCACGCCCAGGAATATATTAAGATTGTAAAGGAATTCACGTAAGAAAAAGGGGGTGTGAAAAAATCACAGCCTCCTTTTTCGGTGGCTGGGGGATAGTGAGTAGTGCTTGGTAAAGAACAAAAAAGGAGCTGTTAAGAAATGAAGATTCATTTCTTAACAGCTCCTTTTTGGTGGTTAGTGGTTAGTGGCTAGTGCCTGGTGATACTGTACCCATAAGTATGGACACTTTATAAGAGCAGCACCTGCTCACTCATTCTTTATCCACAGCATTCTTCATTTCCGGCAGATAGAATTTCCGTCCCTCTTCCAAAATTTCTTCCGGAATCCCATAAAACGGTTCAGCGATGCTGCCGGCAATGGCCGCCAGGGTATCGCTGTCCCCTCCCAGAGAAACAGCATTGCGCAGGGCATCTTCAAAACTGCTGCTGTCCAGGAAGCTCACCAGGGCCTGGGGTACGGAGTTCTGGCAGGTGGCATCCCCCTGGTAGGTATCCCGGATCCCTTCGACGGTGAAGGAAAGATCATAAAAAGGTTTCAGATACTCCCGAATCTCTTCTTTGCTTTTTTTCTGCCGGGCCAGGAAAATGGCCCCGGCCACAGCCTGGGCCGCCCGATAGCTTTCGGGATGGTTGTGGCTCACTTCACAGGTCAAAATGGCCAGCTGCCGGGCTTCCGCCAGAGTCCGTCCGTACCAGCCAGCCGGGGACACCCGCATGGCGGCTCCGTTTCCGAAGCTTCCGTAGGCCCCCATTTCGGGGTGGAACAGCCAGTAACGGAATTTGCCGCCGAACCCGGCATCCGGATACTTCTGCCCCAAAGCCCGCATTTCCCTGGCCAAAAGCGGCAGGACTGTATGGCGCTCCAGCAGCTTGCCCTGGGCTTTGGCGGCAGCAAAGGCCCGGGCCACGGCCAGGGTCATAAGGGAATCGTCCGTGGCCCGGCACCCCTGGGAAAACAGAGGAAACGCCTTATGCCTATAATTCCGCCATTCATATTTGGAACCCACAATATCGCCAATGAATGCACCTTCCATGATGAGAGACCTCCTTGCTAAGATGTCAGAGCGCCCTGACGGGCTTCAAGATGCCAGATATCAGCTTGTTCGAGCTGAAACTCACGACAGTACGGCTTTATCGCCAGGCAAGCTGACGTCTCAAAGCGAGCGTCAGCGAGCGCTCTAACTTCTGACATCTCGTTTCATTCCTTCCAGTCCAGCTCCACCGGGCAGTGGTCGCTGCCGAAGATTTCGTTGTGGATGACCACGTCCTGGATGTGTTCCTTTCCGTTTGCACTGACCAGGAAGTAGTCGATGCGCCATCCGGCATTCCGTTCCCGTGCCTTGAACATATAGGACCACCAGGTGTAGGCCCCTTCCCGATCCGGATACAGGCTGCGGAAGGAATCCACAAACCCGTGCTGCAGGAACTGTTGGAACTTGGCCCGTTCCTGATCGCTGAACCCGGCGTTCTTGTGATTGCTGTCCGGGTTCTTCAGGTCGATGGGCTGTGCGGCCACGTTCAGGTCCCCGCACACGATCACCGGCTTCTTCTCCGCCAGCCGGCTCACATAGTCCTGGAAGGCATCCTCCCATTTTTCCCGATAATCCAGGCGTACCAGCCCC
This region of Acidaminococcus timonensis genomic DNA includes:
- a CDS encoding 2-methylaconitate cis-trans isomerase PrpF family protein, producing the protein MEKVYKLPVTLLRGGTSKGVYLLEKDLPANRKEWDGLLLRLMGSPDKKQIDGLGGSQSVTSKVAILRKSDRPDADVDYTFAQVSVDKAVVSYGGNCGNISSGVGPFAIEKKLVPALEGSTLVRIYNTNTGKVIQEEVPTANGQVLYDGDFGIAGVPGTAAPLKLKFVDPAGTLGKGLLPTGNAVDLLEVPGHGSTKVSLVDAANPLVFVKASDLGLTGTELPEAINGDPELLRLLETIRGLAAMKLGLCSTPEEAAWVTPGLPKMTLVAPPADYTTSSGEAVKGDQVDLVARMMSMQKTHPSYAMTGAMCTAAAAAVPGTLVQQVLRPGCNLQNIRIGHPGGILPCGVDPEGEGPVPSIRDTFGYRTANLLLEGLARVRV
- a CDS encoding metallophosphoesterase, with amino-acid sequence MAIYAMGDLHFSGEPPTKPMEVFGEQWLNHREKVLEYWKQTVKDGDTVLLVGDTSWSMELPDAVAKDLGVLQDLPGELVILKGNHDYWWTSLKKMEEALPRVHFLHNTFYQTGDVALCGTRGWNLPSMKGFSEHDQLIYDRECQRLGRSLEGARATGAKHLIAALHYPPLYHPDEVTGFTELCKEYGVEQCIYGHVHGDAAHFLNLFQGVRDGTQYRLVAADYVDFRLVKIRD
- a CDS encoding ADP-ribosylglycohydrolase family protein, whose protein sequence is MEGAFIGDIVGSKYEWRNYRHKAFPLFSQGCRATDDSLMTLAVARAFAAAKAQGKLLERHTVLPLLAREMRALGQKYPDAGFGGKFRYWLFHPEMGAYGSFGNGAAMRVSPAGWYGRTLAEARQLAILTCEVSHNHPESYRAAQAVAGAIFLARQKKSKEEIREYLKPFYDLSFTVEGIRDTYQGDATCQNSVPQALVSFLDSSSFEDALRNAVSLGGDSDTLAAIAGSIAEPFYGIPEEILEEGRKFYLPEMKNAVDKE
- a CDS encoding ArsB/NhaD family transporter, with translation MDFRIISLLVLALVVAIGFIKKINIGFFSIGAAFLLGMAGGVPVKAIVGGFSSSMFVTLVGVTFLFGMASANGTLDLFSKKVVALVGKRTYLIPILMFVLSAFISAIGPGHIAAGILMTTFAVYLAFELKINPMATALYAKLGANAGCASPLSLTGILARNLSEPYGISGFGLHLFLTTLLSGFVFTLIVYLLYKGYKVSGDNPLKLSDIPVFNREQKITMAAIAVMVIFCIGFKMDTGLFAFVAAAVLILLKCADEKQAIRQIPWGTLMMICGVGVLVSVITKLGGVKLVSDFLASLMTSATAVPIMAATSGILSWVSSTTGVVMPALYPIAHQITGNFGGSVSYVELISAITATSFAAAISPLSTGGAIIMSSYSAARETTTYEMNKMFKTLFLLSVANVGVNVILATLHVFGLGGLFQ
- the lgt gene encoding prolipoprotein diacylglyceryl transferase is translated as MHQYLFFIGDFPIRMYGLMLCMAIFMATSVAYFLAWRDGRGWEKLLPDIGIYGGFAGLVGARLWDVFFFDWGYYSDHLLEIPFVWQGGMAIQGGILGGVAAGAFYCWRHKVNWIEMLDVICPALFIGQSIGRMANLLNGDAFGAPTGGDFGILYPAGTLARSTYGTQPLWPAEVWEGQIDVILFAVLLLFQTTRPKKGQPCCLYVMLYSVLRFFLEFLRGDYVQPMLWGLKSAQVTALVSFCAALVLFVLAGMKKKPVA
- a CDS encoding LysR family transcriptional regulator, producing the protein MDFKELTYVLAIARHQNITRAAEALHLTQPTLSKFLKALETELHQPLFQRLGNRYQPTYAGERYLQRAREILEAKRALDQEMGDIIKNNEGYLKIGFPTMRGTYMLPVTLPIFHDRYPNVRIDVHEANSEHLVKLLLEGDIDLAFFNYLDPEPGLATTVISREEVVLVMNKDSEFTRFGRKKKDCRYPHMDLKLLKDQGFILQNPSQRTRQVVDRLFRQQHLEPRIILETKNIQAEAELAARGYGFTFITETHLKYIPDRSQLALFSVGDPSTTVTFVAAYRKNGYLPFHAQEYIKIVKEFT
- a CDS encoding hydratase, with product MELYKNGAYLLNGRELFPEENKAIAQAGIGRPLDRESARQGTIAWNILQSHNTSGNPKKLKIRYDALTSHDLTYVGIIQTARASGMDHFPMPYVLTCCHNSLCAVGGTINEDDHLFGLTAAKKYGGIYVPPHVAVIHQYMRERHAGCGKMILGSDSHTRYGALGTMAVGEGGGELDKQILGDTWDTDYPEVVAVYLTGRPQPWVGPQDIALALCRAVFQNGYVKNKVMEFVGPGVSSMTTDYRNAVDVMTTETTCLSSIWRTDEDTRIFLQEHGREEEYRELNPGPVAYYDGCITLDLSTVKPMIALPFHPSNAYTIDELNANLEDILRETEKKAAEVARGRASYTLTDKIRDGKLQVQQGVIGGCSGGNYSNVAEAAALLRGRSMGSGEFALNVYPSSLPVYMDLMKKGMLGDLMAAGAVVKTAFCGPCFGAGDTPGNNGLSIRHNTRNFPNREGSKLGQGQMAAVALMDARSIAATAANGGILTSAEEFADVFGKVPAYHFDDSAYKARVYDGFGKPEPEEKLFYGPNIKDWPEMPALGDNVLLQVCSKILDPVTTTDELIPSGETSSYRSNPLGLAEFTLSRRDPEYVERTKAVKELELAREAGKDLPELAEVLERIQVLPGSPTLANTEIGSLVYATRPGDGSAREQAASCQRVIGGLANITQDYATKRYRSNVINWGMLPLHLKGDPVDFEVGDWIYLPEIRKALEGDLENIRGYVVKKVGPVAIDLYCKPLTEEEKNIILDGCLINYNRKKR
- a CDS encoding exodeoxyribonuclease III; amino-acid sequence: MKLITWNVNGLRACMNKGFADFMQQADADIFCIQETKMQREQSTFEFPGYHEYWNSAVKKGYSGTAIFTKEEPENVTYGLGIEEHDQEGRVITAEYPGFILVNVYTPNSQRGLVRLDYREKWEDAFQDYVSRLAEKKPVIVCGDLNVAAQPIDLKNPDSNHKNAGFSDQERAKFQQFLQHGFVDSFRSLYPDREGAYTWWSYMFKARERNAGWRIDYFLVSANGKEHIQDVVIHNEIFGSDHCPVELDWKE